In one Heteronotia binoei isolate CCM8104 ecotype False Entrance Well chromosome 1, APGP_CSIRO_Hbin_v1, whole genome shotgun sequence genomic region, the following are encoded:
- the LOC132584964 gene encoding claw keratin-like, producing the protein MALCDYGCNSLCGINTACVSQIPPSEVIVQPPPFCITIPGPIIAASPEPVAVAANNPCATPGYEPCGYGGYGASRGYGYGSRRWGYNSACSYPYGRYGCKDGC; encoded by the coding sequence ATGGCCCTCTGCGACTacggctgcaactcgctctgcggCATCAACACAGCTTGCGtctcccaaatcccaccctcggAAGTCATCGTCCAGCCTCCGCCTTTCTGCATTACCATCCCAGGACCAATCATCGCTGCCAGCCCTGAACCGGTGGCTGTAGCAGCAAACAACCCCTGTGCCACCCCTGGCTACGAGCCTTGCGGTTACGGTGGCTACGGCGCCTCCCGTGGCTATGGGTACGGATCCAGAAGATGGGGTTACAACTCTGCATGCTCCTATCCCTATGGCCGTTATGGCTGCAAAGATGGTTGTTAA